A stretch of the Capsicum annuum cultivar UCD-10X-F1 chromosome 8, UCD10Xv1.1, whole genome shotgun sequence genome encodes the following:
- the LOC107839334 gene encoding cytochrome P450 78A3, whose protein sequence is MPQNQIQHLSHSCSLSLFSTSRNTLPILSKFSSETLNNTLQIKMRTDIESLWVFALASKCKSFTSISSLCFILFFLLLWLVMNIVYWSHPGGPAWGKYKWRKNSCLALFHNNNNNNNNNNIPGPRGFPIIGSMNIMAGLAHRKIAAIAESCQAKRLMSLSLGETRVIVTCNPDVAKEILNSSVFADRPVKESAYSLMFNRAIGFAPYGVYWRTLRKIAATHLFCPKQIKASEAQRSQIAKQMVTMFKLGGRDVVKVRDALKLASLNNMMCSVFGRMYSLESCNSETAELGKLVDEGYELLGMLNWSDHLPLLAEFDPQKIRLRCSRLVPKVNKFVSRIITEHRAQSGADVEPDFVHVLLSLQGSERLSDSDMIAVLWEMIFRGTDTVAVLIEWILARMVLHPQVQSKVQTELDRVVGGSRAATESDVSEMIYLSAVIKEVLRLHPPGPLLSWARLAITDTTVDGYHVPAGTTAMVNMWAITRDPDVWSDPLEFMPERFINGSDFSVFGSDLRLAPFGSGRRTCPGKTLGLTTVTFWVATLLHEFRFGPIDNNGPVDLSEVLRLSCEMVNPLTVRVRPRRTPSNCN, encoded by the exons ATGCCGCAAAACCAAATACAACACCTTTCTCACTCTTGCTCTCTATCACTCTTTTCTACTTCTCGCAATACTCTGCCTATCCTATCAAAATTTTCCTCAGAAACCCTAAACAACACATTGCAAATAAAAATGAGAACCGACATAGAAAGCCTTTGGGTTTTTGCATTAGCTTCAAAATGCAAATCTTTCACCTCCATAAGCTCTTTATGctttattctcttttttcttctcctctGGCTAGTCATGAACATCGTTTACTGGTCTCACCCTGGTGGCCCTGCTTGGGGAAAATATAAATGGAGGAAAAATTCCTGTTTAGctttatttcataataataataataataataacaacaacaacatacctggTCCTAGAGGATTTCCGATCATAGGAAGCATGAACATCATGGCTGGTCTAGCACACCGCAAAATAGCAGCAATAGCCGAATCTTGCCAAGCCAAACGTCTCATGTCCTTAAGCCTAGGCGAAACCAGAGTTATCGTCACGTGTAATCCAGACGTAGCTAAAGAGATACTGAACAGTTCAGTTTTCGCTGATCGTCCTGTAAAAGAATCAGCATATAGCCTAATGTTCAACAGAGCAATTGGTTTCGCCCCTTACGGTGTCTACTGGCGAACGCTTCGAAAAATTGCTGCTACTCACTTGTTCTGTCCCAAGCAAATTAAAGCCTCGGAAGCACAACGATCCCAAATTGCTAAACAGATGGTTACAATGTTCAAATTAGGCGGACGTGATGTTGTCAAAGTTAGGGACGCCTTGAAATTGGCTTCTTTAAACAACATGATGTGTTCTGTTTTCGGGAGGATGTATAGTCTTGAATCTTGTAATTCAGAAACAGCGGAGCTTGGAAAATTGGTTGATGAAGGTTATGAGCTTTTGGGCATGCTGAATTGGTCTGATCACTTGCCTTTACTAGCTGAGTTTGATCCACAGAAAATACGGCTCAGGTGCTCTAGGTTGGTGCCTAAAGTGAATAAGTTTGTTAGCAGGATCATAACCGAACACAGGGCGCAATCAGGTGCTGATGTTGAACCTGATTTTGTGCATGTCTTGCTCTCTCTTCAAGGTTCTGAAAGATTATCAGATTCCGACATGATCGCTGTTCTTTGG GAAATGATATTCAGGGGCACTGATACGGTTGCTGTATTAATTGAGTGGATATTAGCAAGGATGGTACTTCATCCTCAGGTTCAATCAAAGGTCCAAACTGAGTTGGATCGGGTCGTCGGCGGATCGCGAGCTGCGACGGAGTCTGATGTATCGGAAATGATATATCTATCCGCGGTAATAAAAGAAGTACTAAGGTTACACCCTCCGGGCCCACTGCTCTCGTGGGCCCGTCTTGCAATAACAGATACAACCGTGGATGGGTATCACGTGCCGGCTGGGACCACCGCTATGGTTAACATGTGGGCCATCACTAGAGATCCGGATGTTTGGTCGGACCCACTTGAATTCATGCCCGAAAGGTTCATTAACGGGTCGGACTTCTCGGTGTTCGGATCCGATTTGAGGCTTGCACCATTTGGGTCGGGTAGGAGGACTTGCCCCGGCAAAACATTGGGCCTGACTACGGTCACGTTTTGGGTCGCAACGCTTTTACATGAATTCCGTTTTGGGCCCATTGATAATAACGGGCCTGTTGACTTATCTGAGGTTTTGAGGCTTTCTTGTGAAATGGTCAACCCACTTACCGTTAGGGTCAGACCAAGACGTACACCCAGTAATTGcaattaa